AAGACCTTCGCCCACTCGGGCACGATCTCGGTCTCGATCGTGCGGAGCGACGACCGCGAGCTCATCGCCTTCCGCGCCGACAAGAAGACCGTCACGTCGCTGCTCATCAAGGGCAACTTCCCGCCGGTCAAGCGCCTCTTCCCCGAGTCGGTCGAGAACTACGCGGTGCTCAACACGGGCGAGCTCATCGAGGCCACCCGCCGTGTCGCCCTCGTGCTCGAGCGCGAGGCCGCGCTGCGCTTCAGCTTCTCGTCGACCGACGGCCTCACCCTCGAGGCGGCCGGCTCCGAGCAGGCCCAGGCGTCCGAGACGATCGACGCCCACCTCGTCGGCGAGGACACGGTCGTGTCGCTCAAGCCCTCGTTCCTGCTCGACGGCCTCGGCGCCGTGCATTCCGAGTTCGTGCGCATCTCGTTCACGAAGACCGAGAACCCGAACAAGCCCGGCCCCGTGCTCATCACGGCGCAGTCGTCGCGTGAGGCGCCCGGCTCGGACAACTACAAGTACCTCCTGCAGCCGAACCTCCTGCTGCGCTAGAAATTTTTTCGACCGCGCTTCGCGCGGAGGGGAGTTCCCATGCACATCGGACTCGTGGGACTCGGCCGGATGGGCAACAACATGCGCACCCGGTTGCGGGCCGCCGGCATCGAGGTCACTGGCTACGACCCGAACCCCGCCGTCACGGACGTTCCGGATCTCGGCGCACTCGCCGAGGCGCTCCCGGCTCCGAGGATCGTGTGGGTCATGGTCCCGTCCGGCCCGATCACGACGGGCGTGATCACCGACCTCGCCGCGGTGCTCGGCGAGGGCGACCTCGTCATCGAGGGTGGTAACTCCAAGTTCACCGAGGACGCGAAGCATGCGGCCCTGCTGGCCGAGCGCGGCATCCGCTATGTGGACTGCGGTGTCTCCGGCGGCATCTGGGGCGCGGAGAACGGCTACGGCCTCATGGCCGGCGGCGACAAGACCGACATCGAGCGCGCGATGCCGGTGTTCGATGCGCTGCGGCCGGACGGCCCACGCGCCGAGGGCTTCGTTCACGCGGGCGCGATCGGCGCGGGTCACTACGCGAAGATGGTGCACAACGGCATCGAGTACGCGCTCATGCAGGCGTGGGCCGAGGGCTACGAGCTGCTCGAGGCCAAGGACGAGCTCATCCACGACGTCACGGGCGTCTTCACGGCGTGGCAGCGCGGCACGGTCGTGCGCGGCTGGCTGCTCGAGCTGCTCGTGAAGGCGCTCGAGGAGGACCCCGAGTTCACCGACATCGAGGGCTATGTCGAGGATTCGGGCGAGGGCCGGTGGACCGTCGAGGAGGCGCTCAACAACGCGGTTCCCGTGCCGACGATCTCGGCCTCGATCTTCGCCCGTTTCGTCTCCCGTCAGAAGGACTCCCCCGCGATGAAGGCGGTCGCGGCCCTGCGCAAGCAGTTCGGCGGGCACGCGGTCCGCAAGGCCTGACGGGCCGTGTTCGTCTCGCATCTCGAGCTCGCCGACTTCCGTAATTACACGTCGGCGTCGATCGCGCTCGCGCCGGGTCCGAATCTCGTCGTCGGCAGCAACGGTCAAGGCAAGACCAACCTCGTCGAGTCGATCAACTACCTCGCGACCCTCGGATCGCACCGCGTCTCGACCGATCAGGCCCTCATCCGACAGGGGGCGGATGCTGCGGTCGTCCGAGCGCGTCTCGAGCACGCGGGGCGGCAATTGCTCGTGGAGCTGCAGCTCAACCGGCAGGGCGCGAACCGGGCGCAGGTGAACCGTGCCGCGGCCAAGCCCCGCGACCTCCCGCGCCACGTGCATTGCGTGCTTTTCGCACCCGAGGATCTCGCGCTCGTGCGCGGCGAGCCGTCGGGGCGCCGGCGCTTCCTCGATCAACTGCTCGTGCAGCTCACCCCGCGAATGGCGGGTGTGTTCGCGGACTACGACCGCGTGCTCAAGCAGCGCAACACGCTGCTCAAGTCGGCGCGCGCCGCGCGGGTCGCGGCCTCGCAGCTGTCGACGCTCGACGTGTGGGACGAGCGGCTCGTCGACCTCGGCTCCGAGATCATCGAGGCGCGCGGCCGGCTCGTCTCGGCGCTCCGCCCCTACGTCGGCGAAGCGTACGCGGCGATCGCGGGCGAGGTGCACGAGGCCGAGCTCGCGAGCGAGCTCTCGATCCTCGGCGCGGCTCCCGACGAGGAGACCGAGGTCAGCGAGCAGACGGTGCGCACGGAGATCGACGCGGCCGAGGCGGCATCCGCGTTCACGGCGGCGCTCGCGCGCAACCGCCGCTCCGAGCTCGAGCGGGGGCTCACCCTCTCGGGCCCGCATCGCGACGACCTGCTGCTGCGGCTCAACGGTCTGCCAGCGCGCGGCTACGCGAGCCACGGCGAGTCGTGGTCGTTCGCACTCGCGCTGCGGCTCGCATCCGCGGCGCTCCTGCGCGCCGACTCCCCGGTCGGCGACCCCGTGCTCATCCTCGACGACGTGTTCGCCGAGCTCGACGAGTCCCGGCGTCTGCGACTCGCGGATGCCGTGGGCGGCTACGAGCAGGTGCTCATCACCGCGGCGGTCGAGGGCGATGTGCCGGCGGCGCTCGCGGCGAACACCGTTCGCATCCGGGGTGGCCGCGTGATCGACGCCGACGAGGAGGCGTCGTGAGCGGCGCGGCGCGCGAGCCGGAGCACGTCGCGGTCTACCGCCGCATCCGTCGCGTGTTCGGCGACCCCGAGTCGCGGTCGTCGGATGCGCGCAAGCGCGGGCGCGCATCGCGCGAGGAGGCGACGGTCCCCTACGGCACGGGCCGCGACCCGCGAGGCCTCGACACGGTGCTCGACTCGCTCACGGCGGCGATGGGCTGGGAGTCGCCGCTCGCGAAGTCGGAGCTGCTCGTGGCGTGGCCCGCGCTCGTCGGCGCGGACGTCGCGGCGCACGCCGAACCGGTCACCGTCGAGGACGGCCTGCTCACCGTGAGATGCGATTCGACGGCGTGGGCGCAGCAGCTGCGCGCGATGCGCACGACGGTGCTCGCGCGCATCGCCGAGAGGCACCCCGCGGCGGGCATCGAGTCGATCCGCTTCCTCGGACCGGACGCCCCCTCGTGGAAACGCGGTCCACGCGCGATTCCAGGGCGGGGTCCGCGCGATACTTACGGCTGAGACGGCAAAAGAGGTCGACCGGGGCGGAAAAGGCGCTCAGAGGGGCGATTCCGCAGGTTTCAGGAGGCCCGCTGAGGTAGGATCGAGTACGTCCGTCGGGCCGGTCTACCCAGGCTATCGCGGACTGACCGTCAGGAGCCCCGCCCTACATGAACGCCCCCTCTTCGCGCCCCGCGCCGGACAACTACGGCGCCGAAGCCATCCAGGTTCTCGAGGGTCTCGAAGCGGTCCGCAAACGACCCGGCATGTACATCGGGTCGACCGGTCCGCGCGGCCTGCATCACCTCGTCTACGAGATCGTCGACAACTCCGTCGACGAGGCCCTCGCGGGCTACTGCGACAACATCGAGATCACGATCCTGCCCGACGGCGGCGTGCGCGTCGTCGACAACGGCCGCGGCATCCCGGTGGCCGAGCACCCCGTCGAGAAGAAGTCGACGGTCGAGGTCGTGCTCACGATCCTCCACGCGGGCGGCAAGTTCGGCGGCGGCGGCTACGCGGTGTCGGGCGGTCTGCACGGCGTCGGCAGCTCGGTCGTCAACGCGCTCTCGCACCGGCTCGAGGTCGACGTCAAGCGCGACG
The Protaetiibacter sp. SSC-01 genome window above contains:
- the gnd gene encoding phosphogluconate dehydrogenase (NAD(+)-dependent, decarboxylating) — its product is MHIGLVGLGRMGNNMRTRLRAAGIEVTGYDPNPAVTDVPDLGALAEALPAPRIVWVMVPSGPITTGVITDLAAVLGEGDLVIEGGNSKFTEDAKHAALLAERGIRYVDCGVSGGIWGAENGYGLMAGGDKTDIERAMPVFDALRPDGPRAEGFVHAGAIGAGHYAKMVHNGIEYALMQAWAEGYELLEAKDELIHDVTGVFTAWQRGTVVRGWLLELLVKALEEDPEFTDIEGYVEDSGEGRWTVEEALNNAVPVPTISASIFARFVSRQKDSPAMKAVAALRKQFGGHAVRKA
- the recF gene encoding DNA replication/repair protein RecF (All proteins in this family for which functions are known are DNA-binding proteins that assist the filamentation of RecA onto DNA for the initiation of recombination or recombinational repair.), whose amino-acid sequence is MFVSHLELADFRNYTSASIALAPGPNLVVGSNGQGKTNLVESINYLATLGSHRVSTDQALIRQGADAAVVRARLEHAGRQLLVELQLNRQGANRAQVNRAAAKPRDLPRHVHCVLFAPEDLALVRGEPSGRRRFLDQLLVQLTPRMAGVFADYDRVLKQRNTLLKSARAARVAASQLSTLDVWDERLVDLGSEIIEARGRLVSALRPYVGEAYAAIAGEVHEAELASELSILGAAPDEETEVSEQTVRTEIDAAEAASAFTAALARNRRSELERGLTLSGPHRDDLLLRLNGLPARGYASHGESWSFALALRLASAALLRADSPVGDPVLILDDVFAELDESRRLRLADAVGGYEQVLITAAVEGDVPAALAANTVRIRGGRVIDADEEAS
- a CDS encoding DUF721 domain-containing protein: MSGAAREPEHVAVYRRIRRVFGDPESRSSDARKRGRASREEATVPYGTGRDPRGLDTVLDSLTAAMGWESPLAKSELLVAWPALVGADVAAHAEPVTVEDGLLTVRCDSTAWAQQLRAMRTTVLARIAERHPAAGIESIRFLGPDAPSWKRGPRAIPGRGPRDTYG